Within the Plasmodium relictum strain SGS1 genome assembly, chromosome: 12 genome, the region TCCTTTTTATTGAGAACAACTTCTGGAATtcaagaagaaaataaattagatgAAAATTTTTGCGAAATTGAAAACTTTGATGAAAAGAGAAGTTCTTTATGTGATGAAATGGACTTGTTTCAAAATGATGGAATACAATTAAAGCAGTGGTATTCACCagaaaaagtaaaagaaaaatggaaAGAAAAAcatattgaaaatattaaaagtaattataaaaaggtattattaaacaataaatataatgaattatttaacATGTATagaaatgtaaataataataatgtagaaaattttaaaaaaagagtaaAAACTAATAGAATAAACCCTGTAatttatgttaaaaaaagGTTAGTTTCTGCTACAgctaaatatataaaaatgtcatttattaaaacaagaaaaattttatggAAAATAAGATATATGCCAATAATTAAAGCATTTgcatttctttattattatggaACTAATAAATATACAGTTAATATTTACAAGTGTATAAAATCTTGTTTACATAATgctattaataaatatggaaaaaataatataaaaccAGTTTTTCATACTCTTCAAGCTAATATGGGTggatatacaaaaaaaattaacataaGAGCAAAAGGTAAAACAGATATTATACGTGAACCTCATACACATATACGTGTTGTTTTAGAAGTTTGAAAAGAGAgcaaagaaaataatgaaatatatatatatatatatatatatattataaaataggtctactttttttactatatatttttttttttttcgtatatatgctttttttttttttgtgtatatttttcaattttttttctttttgaagaaaataacttaaaaattatgaataatatttgtgttttaaaataattttaattttatacttAATATTCATACAAccatatatttcatataattaaggcaatattaaaaaaaaaaaaattatttttttttgccaTTCTTGTGGTAATAtgtaattttctttaaattatgaaGTATTAAATGatacaaaaacaaaaaaaagaaagaaaaaagaatctataaattcatatattaataatatatctaAAGAGGTATAATAGATgtactataaaaaattattttaaataaaaaaaaaaaaaactttaaaaaaaattgaaggtTAATTTATGTTTAAACATAAAAGCATATTATTTACTCATGATATTCAAtaacttctttttttgtatatttccATAGCTCTTTCCTTTGACCAATTATGTATTTCAAAAATTTGATTCATTAAATCTTCGCTATTTTCTGAAACTGTTTGTACTTGAAAAGATTCTAAAACTTGTGATATAATAGCTGCtatatcaaaatattttattttatcatttaaaaataaattattacataTTTCGTTAGAGGCATTAAGAACTGTAGGAAAGAAGTTTCCTTTTTTTCCAGCATAATAAGCTAATTTAATACAAGGAAAATTATCCAACAAAGGTTTATGAAATGTGAGGGGAGATGTTTCAACTAAATTTAATGGCTTCAAATTGGTTTTTATTCTATTAGGCCATGTTAATGCATATAAAATAGGAATTTTCATATCTGGATAATACATCTGACTTATAACAGATTTATCTATAAATTCAACACAAGAATGGATAATGCATTCTTTATGTATTACAACTTCAATATCATCATAATTTATGTCAAACAGAAAATGAGTTTCAATAACCTCCAACCCTTTATTCATCATTGTTGCTGAATcaatacttatttttttcccCATATTCCATTTTGGATGTTTTAAAGCATCTGCTGAAgtaacattttttaaatcgtTAAGAGAAAGATTTTGAAAGGGTCCTCCAGaagaacataaaaatatcttatttatattatttactttaGAAAAATTATCCTGCAAAcatttactttttaataCCTTATTGTTATCTAAACATTGGAATATAGCACTATGCTCAGAATCAACTGGAATTACAAATGAATTCTTATGtacatttaataatttttttagaaaaaatccTGCTGATACTATAGATTCTTTATTAGCTAATGCaacaattttattatttttaattgcaTGCATTGTTGAATGTATTCCTTGAAACGAATCAATTCCAATAACTAATTTATCTATGTTATTATCACTACATACTGCTTTCATACCTTCATCACCAATTAATATTATTggtttataattttttatattttgcaacaatttttttaattcttcataTTTAGTTTCATCatgtatacatatatattttggcAAAAATTCTTTTGCTTGTTCATATAACTCTTTTACACTTTTATTGACATATAAAGCTTcaacattaaaaattttttcaatCTTATTGCATTCCTTTATAATATTGAGAGCATTAGTTCCTATACTACCAGTGCTACCGAATATACCAACATTTATTTGCTTCTTATTCTTAATTATATctattaaatcatttttgcataattttatttttatataacttctaacattttttatttgtccTGTCCTATTTTTTCCTAATTCTTTTAGtgcattatttatatatgttctCCTACGTAATATACTTTTATCTGCATTTTTTGAGAATAAATAACTAatctttaatataaataaaatatagatataaataaatattatcatttattttattatattatttatatttaatgttTTCCTTTGTTATTTTACATATGCCCTATTTTTTCAAATCAACGAAATTACCTtctgttttattttaaaaatgtatgtaatatgttaataaaaaaataaatattaaaattttctaattaAAACGGATTATAAACaccattaaaaaaataatatagttaattattttattattttttagttaATTCTACtacatttataaataataaaataaaattttgatttaaaaaaataataatttatgttaaataatgatacaattaaaaatatatatgtaaaaaaatttttttaaataatacataaaattatatgaatgattataaatttatataatattaaattgaATTATTCATTATGATATGGAAAAAAATTGCATATATTGTATACATCTATAATTATAAATCAACCAATGAAATAACAAATTACAAACAATCTATATATTACAAAATATGTTTGAAATTAGTAaagttaaatatataatagcaATTGCATAGTAAAATTAcaatatttaatgaaatggagacattttaaatttgtaaaagaatatatgttaaaaaattttaacaaaTATGTAAAAACAATTATGTTTCATTTCATAACttattgaattttttaataagatataaaatagaactatgaatttttttatgaattaaaCATTTTCAAActgcataaatatattttacaaatttaatatattatataatttattttatttatgatGCATTAAATGTAGCTTTAcatcttttttcttttctttttcttattttattaagtgtattcaataaatattttatatatataattagatttaaaacaaaaaaaattctgtTTCTTATTAGAAATGATTCATGAAAAAGctttaaagatatatttcttatttttaaatatatatttttttagataatttttttctttaataaagCAAAATAAAACGGTAAAGTTGGtacataattaaaaaaaataaaagagaaaaaagtgtaaaataatataaaagaaaataaaacataattgtattttgtatttttaaaaataggaatatatatatataattgtaattcaaaataaaaaatatttctatttttttaaaaaataaaaatatatacaaggatatttaatttcttcatttttcgATTAACTATGTGAATATTCTCTGAAAGCCGTtctattcatttttttttattattctctcatttttataattaaaaacatggTACACTTTTCTGCAAAGTATTTTTAGTAatatgtttttcttttttttataaaaattttttacaaatttctttttatttcttggtattatataaaataattaacataataaatattacatGTGttctaatttaaaaaaaaaaaatgaaataataatatttagtAAAGAAATAATAGATATTATGAAGTTAATTCTTCAGTTATAAGATCAGAAAAAATAGTACAAATGCTATTTATATATTGAGAAACAGACGGAAAAGATGGGTCCTTTTCTCTTGGAGAATTACCATAAGAATCTTCGTGacaattttttgaattat harbors:
- the L22 gene encoding 50S ribosomal protein L22, apicoplast, putative; this translates as MIFIWKIIILFILQVITYREVFVCSFAFNDKKHFTYLKYGNQIINRDITFKDHKKKYYNVSFLLRTTSGIQEENKLDENFCEIENFDEKRSSLCDEMDLFQNDGIQLKQWYSPEKVKEKWKEKHIENIKSNYKKVLLNNKYNELFNMYRNVNNNNVENFKKRVKTNRINPVIYVKKRLVSATAKYIKMSFIKTRKILWKIRYMPIIKAFAFLYYYGTNKYTVNIYKCIKSCLHNAINKYGKNNIKPVFHTLQANMGGYTKKINIRAKGKTDIIREPHTHIRVVLEV
- the DXR gene encoding 1-deoxy-D-xylulose 5-phosphate reductoisomerase, putative, with translation MIIFIYIYILFILKISYLFSKNADKSILRRRTYINNALKELGKNRTGQIKNVRSYIKIKLCKNDLIDIIKNKKQINVGIFGSTGSIGTNALNIIKECNKIEKIFNVEALYVNKSVKELYEQAKEFLPKYICIHDETKYEELKKLLQNIKNYKPIILIGDEGMKAVCSDNNIDKLVIGIDSFQGIHSTMHAIKNNKIVALANKESIVSAGFFLKKLLNVHKNSFVIPVDSEHSAIFQCLDNNKVLKSKCLQDNFSKVNNINKIFLCSSGGPFQNLSLNDLKNVTSADALKHPKWNMGKKISIDSATMMNKGLEVIETHFLFDINYDDIEVVIHKECIIHSCVEFIDKSVISQMYYPDMKIPILYALTWPNRIKTNLKPLNLVETSPLTFHKPLLDNFPCIKLAYYAGKKGNFFPTVLNASNEICNNLFLNDKIKYFDIAAIISQVLESFQVQTVSENSEDLMNQIFEIHNWSKERAMEIYKKRSY